In Halopseudomonas xinjiangensis, a single genomic region encodes these proteins:
- a CDS encoding NAD(P)H-dependent flavin oxidoreductase, with protein MSFAQALKAQLDIPVIGSPLFIISNPRLVAEQCKSGIVGSFPALNARPAEVLEQWLEQLTTELAEYQSANPEKKVAPFAVNQIVHQSNDRLQHDLQMCAKYKVPIMITSLRAPHEAVEVAHSYGGKVFHDVISVRHAEKAIEAGVDGLILVCAGAGGHAGTLSPFALVSEVRKFYDGPIALSGSISRGEHILAAEAMGADFAYMGTRFIATPEANADQAYKDMIVNSSAQDVVYSNLFTGVHGNYLRGSIENAGLDPADLPVADKSTMSFGSGGSSKSKAWRDIWGAGQGVGNIDAVQPTAQVIAELKREYLAARQRLLGA; from the coding sequence ATGTCGTTCGCCCAGGCACTCAAGGCTCAGTTGGATATTCCGGTTATCGGGTCGCCGTTGTTCATCATCTCCAATCCGCGGCTGGTTGCCGAACAGTGCAAGAGCGGCATTGTCGGTTCGTTCCCGGCACTGAACGCTCGACCCGCCGAAGTTCTCGAGCAATGGCTCGAACAGCTGACCACCGAGCTGGCTGAATACCAGAGCGCGAACCCGGAGAAGAAGGTCGCGCCGTTCGCCGTCAACCAGATCGTCCACCAGTCCAACGACCGCCTGCAGCATGACCTGCAGATGTGCGCCAAGTACAAGGTGCCGATCATGATCACCAGCCTGCGCGCGCCGCACGAGGCGGTCGAAGTGGCGCACAGTTACGGCGGCAAGGTCTTCCACGATGTGATCAGTGTGCGCCATGCGGAAAAGGCCATCGAGGCCGGCGTCGACGGGCTGATCCTGGTCTGCGCTGGTGCCGGCGGGCATGCCGGCACGCTGAGCCCGTTCGCGCTGGTGTCGGAGGTGCGCAAGTTCTATGACGGCCCGATCGCACTCTCCGGCTCGATCAGCCGCGGCGAGCACATCCTGGCCGCCGAAGCGATGGGCGCCGACTTCGCCTACATGGGCACGCGCTTCATCGCCACGCCGGAAGCCAACGCCGACCAGGCGTACAAGGACATGATCGTCAACAGCTCGGCGCAGGACGTGGTCTATTCCAATCTGTTCACCGGTGTGCATGGCAACTATCTGCGCGGCAGCATCGAAAACGCCGGACTGGATCCAGCCGACCTGCCCGTCGCCGACAAGAGCACTATGTCCTTCGGCTCGGGCGGCAGCAGCAAATCGAAGGCGTGGCGAGACATCTGGGGCGCCGGCCAGGGCGTCGGCAATATCGACGCGGTCCAGCCGACCGCTCAGGTCATTGCCGAGCTCAAGCGTGAATATCTCGCAGCGCGCCAGCGCTTGCTCGGCGCCTGA
- the fliO gene encoding flagellar biosynthetic protein FliO, with product MKSVAVPFVFVGWVASAAVWAAPVATSEAQTSVAGQVGQLVLGLAFIVGLIFLLGYLMRRIGPLAAQGGQNIRIISSLPLGPRDRLMLVDVAGKQLLLGASPGRISTLHVFDEPIAELPSEGTPGGDFAQKLQALLKRENRP from the coding sequence ATGAAAAGCGTTGCCGTTCCCTTCGTATTCGTCGGCTGGGTTGCCTCCGCAGCCGTCTGGGCCGCCCCGGTGGCGACCAGCGAGGCTCAGACATCGGTCGCCGGCCAGGTAGGTCAGCTGGTGCTGGGTCTGGCGTTCATTGTCGGGCTGATTTTTCTTCTCGGTTATCTGATGCGCCGGATCGGCCCTCTGGCCGCACAGGGCGGCCAGAATATCCGCATCATCAGCAGCCTGCCGTTGGGTCCTCGCGATCGACTGATGCTGGTCGACGTGGCGGGCAAACAGCTGCTCTTAGGGGCTTCGCCGGGTCGTATCAGTACCCTGCATGTGTTCGACGAGCCGATCGCCGAGCTACCGTCGGAAGGTACGCCTGGCGGCGACTTTGCGCAGAAGCTTCAGGCACTGCTCAAGCGGGAGAACCGCCCGTGA
- the fliM gene encoding flagellar motor switch protein FliM, whose protein sequence is MAVQDLLSQDEIDALLHGVDDGAIDTDADVEPGSIKSYDLTSQDRIVRGRMPTLEMINERFARYTRISMFNLLRRSADVAVGGVQVMKFGEYVHSLYVPTSLNLVKMKPLRGTALFILDAKLVFKLVDNFFGGDGRHAKIEGREFTPTELRVVRMVLDQAFLDMKEAWQAIHPVQFEYVNSEVNPALANIVSPSEVVVVSTFHIELDGGGGDLHVTVPYSMIEPLREILDSGVQSDVDDQDERWVRALREEMTAAKVPLSATVVRRELKLKDLLSMQPGDVIPVELPDHMVLCANGVPTFKAKLGSVKGNLALQILGPVARPR, encoded by the coding sequence ATGGCCGTTCAGGACCTACTCTCACAGGACGAAATCGACGCGCTCTTGCATGGCGTGGACGACGGCGCGATCGATACTGACGCGGATGTCGAGCCAGGCTCAATCAAAAGCTATGACCTGACCAGCCAGGATCGGATCGTCCGCGGTCGGATGCCGACGCTTGAAATGATCAACGAGCGCTTCGCCCGTTATACCCGCATCAGCATGTTCAACCTGCTGCGCCGCTCTGCGGACGTAGCGGTGGGCGGCGTCCAGGTCATGAAATTCGGCGAGTACGTGCATTCGCTGTATGTGCCGACCAGTCTGAACCTGGTCAAGATGAAGCCGCTGCGCGGAACCGCGCTGTTCATCCTCGACGCCAAGCTGGTGTTCAAGCTCGTCGACAACTTTTTTGGTGGGGACGGACGCCACGCCAAGATCGAAGGTCGCGAATTCACGCCGACTGAATTGCGGGTCGTGCGCATGGTGCTGGATCAGGCCTTTCTCGATATGAAAGAAGCCTGGCAGGCGATCCATCCGGTCCAGTTCGAATACGTCAATTCCGAAGTAAACCCGGCTCTCGCCAACATTGTCAGCCCGAGCGAAGTGGTCGTGGTATCCACGTTCCATATCGAGCTCGACGGTGGCGGTGGCGACCTGCACGTAACCGTGCCGTATTCGATGATCGAGCCGCTGCGGGAGATTCTCGATTCGGGCGTGCAGTCGGACGTGGACGACCAGGACGAGCGCTGGGTGCGTGCGCTACGCGAGGAAATGACGGCGGCCAAGGTGCCCTTGAGTGCGACGGTGGTCCGGCGCGAGTTGAAACTCAAGGACTTGTTGAGCATGCAGCCGGGCGATGTGATCCCGGTAGAACTTCCCGACCACATGGTGCTATGCGCCAACGGCGTACCGACGTTCAAGGCAAAGCTTGGCTCGGTCAAGGGCAACCTGGCTTTGCAGATTCTCGGCCCTGTCGCTCGGCCGCGGTAG
- a CDS encoding flagellar basal body-associated FliL family protein yields MARKQAEPAAADKDAKPAASRKKLFILIGAGVLALLVSVGGLLFFVLSGGSEQSAEEAVVVPAGKPVAIYQPLDPAFVVNYTHAGRQRYMQVNVVLMGRDAAGMATLTKHLPLVRNQLVMLFTSEEFDSLFTPDGKETLRQRATLAVQSLLEKEIGNPVVESVLFTNIVLQ; encoded by the coding sequence ATGGCGCGTAAACAGGCCGAGCCGGCTGCAGCAGACAAAGACGCCAAGCCGGCGGCTAGTCGCAAGAAACTGTTCATCCTCATCGGTGCGGGTGTTCTCGCTCTGCTGGTTTCGGTGGGCGGCCTATTGTTTTTCGTCTTGTCCGGCGGATCGGAGCAGTCTGCAGAAGAAGCTGTAGTCGTCCCGGCCGGCAAACCGGTTGCTATCTACCAGCCACTGGACCCTGCCTTCGTGGTGAATTACACCCACGCAGGGCGTCAGCGCTACATGCAGGTGAACGTCGTGTTGATGGGCCGAGATGCCGCTGGCATGGCCACGCTGACCAAGCATCTGCCGCTGGTACGCAACCAGTTGGTCATGCTGTTTACCAGCGAGGAGTTTGACTCGCTGTTCACCCCGGATGGCAAGGAAACCCTTCGCCAGCGCGCTACACTCGCGGTGCAGTCGTTGCTGGAAAAGGAAATCGGCAACCCGGTGGTCGAGTCCGTGCTGTTCACCAACATCGTCTTGCAATAG
- the fliP gene encoding flagellar type III secretion system pore protein FliP (The bacterial flagellar biogenesis protein FliP forms a type III secretion system (T3SS)-type pore required for flagellar assembly.): MRWLVLLFVLLAPTAFAQTAGDPLSIPAVTLSTDGEGEQTYSVSLQILLLMSALTFIPAFVMMMTSFTRIIIVFSILRQALGLQQTPSSQILIGLALFLTLFIMAPVFERINETALQPYLAEELGPQEAVDAASIPLRGFMLAQTRETDLELFVRLARRDDITSPDAVPFHILVPAFVTSELKTAFQIGFMIFIPFLIIDLVVASVLMAMGMMMLSPLIISLPFKIMLFVLVDGWALIIGTLAASFATA, translated from the coding sequence ATGCGCTGGCTCGTGCTGCTTTTCGTGTTGCTAGCTCCAACGGCATTTGCCCAAACGGCAGGCGACCCCCTGAGCATTCCGGCGGTTACCTTGAGTACCGACGGCGAAGGCGAACAAACCTACTCGGTCAGCCTGCAGATCCTGCTGCTGATGAGTGCGCTGACGTTCATCCCGGCGTTCGTGATGATGATGACCAGCTTCACGCGAATCATCATCGTGTTCTCCATCCTGCGTCAGGCGCTGGGTCTGCAGCAGACTCCATCGAGCCAGATTCTCATCGGTCTGGCGCTGTTTCTGACGCTGTTCATCATGGCGCCAGTGTTCGAACGGATCAACGAGACGGCTCTGCAGCCCTATCTCGCCGAAGAGCTGGGTCCGCAGGAAGCGGTGGATGCGGCCAGCATTCCGCTTCGCGGCTTTATGCTCGCCCAGACCCGCGAGACCGACCTGGAGCTGTTCGTGCGGCTGGCGCGGCGGGACGACATCACCAGCCCGGACGCGGTGCCGTTTCATATTCTGGTACCGGCCTTCGTTACCTCCGAGCTGAAAACGGCGTTCCAGATCGGCTTCATGATCTTCATTCCGTTTCTGATCATCGACCTGGTCGTAGCCAGCGTGCTGATGGCCATGGGTATGATGATGCTTTCGCCGCTGATCATTTCGCTGCCATTCAAGATCATGCTGTTCGTGCTCGTTGACGGCTGGGCCTTGATCATCGGAACGCTGGCCGCCAGCTTCGCTACCGCCTAG
- the fliR gene encoding flagellar biosynthetic protein FliR, with protein sequence MFEYSLDELARTISSYTWVLFRVASVFMTMPVFGTQLLPARVRLFMAMILTLLVAPQIPLAPELDPLSLGTWVVIAEQILIGAAMGFMLQLLFQIHVLAGQIIAMQMGLGFASMNDPSMGISVAVVGQVFTMLVTLLFLTLNGHLVVIEVLVESFTTLPIGETLGAADFYTLVLRFSWVLAAALLIGLPAIIALLIVNLSFGVMMRAAPQLNIFSIGFPLTLVFGLFILWVMLGNVGAEYQALAAESLVWLRELVRAS encoded by the coding sequence ATGTTCGAATATTCGCTAGACGAGCTGGCGCGCACGATCAGCAGCTATACTTGGGTGCTGTTTCGCGTCGCCAGCGTGTTCATGACCATGCCGGTGTTCGGCACCCAATTGCTGCCGGCGCGTGTGCGCCTGTTCATGGCCATGATCCTGACGTTGCTCGTCGCTCCGCAGATTCCGCTCGCGCCCGAACTCGATCCGTTGTCGCTGGGCACCTGGGTAGTCATTGCCGAGCAGATACTGATCGGTGCGGCAATGGGCTTCATGCTGCAGCTGCTGTTCCAGATTCACGTACTCGCCGGTCAGATTATTGCGATGCAGATGGGCCTTGGCTTCGCCTCGATGAACGATCCGAGTATGGGCATTTCGGTCGCGGTGGTCGGCCAGGTTTTCACCATGCTGGTGACGCTGCTGTTCCTCACGCTGAATGGGCACCTGGTGGTCATCGAGGTGTTGGTCGAGAGCTTTACCACGCTGCCGATTGGCGAGACGCTTGGCGCGGCAGATTTCTACACGCTGGTTTTGCGTTTCTCCTGGGTGCTGGCCGCCGCGCTGCTGATAGGCTTGCCGGCGATCATTGCGCTGCTCATCGTCAACCTGTCTTTCGGCGTGATGATGCGTGCGGCGCCGCAGCTCAACATCTTCTCCATCGGTTTTCCGCTGACGCTGGTGTTTGGTCTGTTCATTCTCTGGGTCATGCTCGGTAACGTCGGCGCCGAATATCAGGCGCTGGCGGCTGAATCGCTGGTGTGGCTGCGCGAACTGGTGAGGGCTAGCTGA
- a CDS encoding Rho termination factor N-terminal domain-containing protein, producing MPRGDKSKYTEKQQRKAEHIEESYEEKGVPEDEAEARAWATVNKQSGGGERKGGSGRQKSQTEKRADRKDSAHRAAKAREGDSPNRGSARNNSGSSSLTELSKDELMEKARERNITGRSKMRRDELIKALS from the coding sequence ATGCCACGCGGAGACAAGTCCAAATACACCGAGAAGCAGCAACGCAAAGCCGAGCATATCGAGGAGAGCTACGAGGAAAAGGGGGTGCCGGAAGACGAAGCCGAGGCACGTGCGTGGGCCACCGTGAACAAGCAATCCGGTGGCGGGGAACGCAAGGGCGGCTCGGGCCGGCAGAAAAGCCAAACCGAGAAGCGCGCCGATCGCAAGGATTCGGCGCATCGTGCGGCCAAGGCGCGCGAGGGAGACTCGCCAAACCGCGGCTCGGCTCGGAACAATTCCGGCAGCAGCTCGTTGACCGAGCTTTCCAAGGACGAGCTGATGGAGAAAGCGCGTGAGCGCAACATCACCGGCCGATCGAAGATGCGCAGGGACGAACTCATCAAGGCGTTAAGTTGA
- the fliN gene encoding flagellar motor switch protein FliN has translation MADDKQAEEMSPEEQALADEWAAALDEAGAADQDDIDALLAGTGGSSRVKMEEFNAPAKVSGDEYGEHGDSPNLDVILDIPVTISMEVGNTDITIRNLLQLNQGSVVELDRLAGEPLDVKVNGTLIAHGEVVVVNEKFGIRLTDVISPSERIKKLR, from the coding sequence ATGGCAGATGACAAGCAGGCTGAAGAGATGAGTCCCGAAGAGCAGGCGCTGGCTGATGAATGGGCTGCCGCTCTGGACGAGGCAGGGGCTGCCGACCAGGACGACATCGACGCGTTGCTGGCTGGCACCGGCGGCTCCAGCCGGGTGAAGATGGAAGAGTTCAACGCTCCGGCGAAGGTATCCGGTGACGAGTATGGTGAGCATGGCGATAGCCCGAATCTGGATGTGATCCTGGATATCCCGGTCACCATTTCGATGGAAGTGGGCAACACCGATATCACCATCCGCAACCTGCTCCAGCTCAACCAGGGCTCGGTCGTCGAGCTCGATCGGCTGGCCGGCGAACCGCTGGACGTCAAGGTCAACGGCACGCTGATCGCTCACGGCGAAGTGGTGGTGGTCAACGAGAAGTTCGGCATCCGCCTGACCGACGTGATCAGCCCCAGCGAACGCATCAAGAAGCTGCGCTAG
- the flhB gene encoding flagellar biosynthesis protein FlhB produces the protein MAESPDSGQEKTEEPTAKRLKESRDKGQVPRSKELSTLAVVMVSAVGLLMLGPAMVRKMMDLMVFNFRIDRESLYATDSMGLHLLSSVGVGLDIIGPLFIMIFIAALVAPVMLGGWLFSGKLLAPKFERMNPLAGIKRMFSVQALVELLKAFAKFLVVLAMALLVLSLRKNDLLALGSEPLPNALEHSAWILGMSLVFLSCSLIAIAAVDVPFQLWSNKNKLKMTKQEIRDEYKDSEGKPEVKSRIRQLQREMAERRMMNNIPQADVVITNPTHYSVALKYDPLQSGAPVVVAKGADFIAQKIREVAAEHDVVVLESPPLARAVYYSTELDQQIPAGLYLAVAQVLAYVFQLRQYRAGQGKRPGKMPDLPIPDELRKDD, from the coding sequence ATGGCTGAATCGCCAGATAGCGGTCAGGAAAAGACCGAGGAGCCCACGGCCAAGCGACTGAAAGAGTCGCGCGACAAAGGGCAGGTACCGCGCTCCAAGGAGCTGAGCACGCTCGCAGTGGTGATGGTGTCGGCGGTCGGGCTGCTGATGCTCGGCCCGGCCATGGTGCGCAAGATGATGGATCTAATGGTCTTCAACTTCCGCATTGACCGGGAGAGTCTCTATGCCACCGACAGTATGGGATTGCATCTTCTCTCGTCGGTAGGCGTGGGTCTGGATATCATCGGGCCGCTGTTCATCATGATATTCATCGCCGCACTGGTGGCGCCGGTCATGCTCGGCGGTTGGCTGTTCAGCGGAAAGCTGCTCGCGCCGAAATTCGAGCGCATGAACCCGCTCGCCGGTATCAAACGGATGTTCTCGGTTCAGGCGCTGGTCGAGTTGCTCAAAGCCTTCGCCAAGTTTCTTGTGGTCCTGGCAATGGCGCTTCTGGTGTTGAGTCTGCGCAAGAACGACCTTCTGGCGCTGGGCAGTGAGCCGCTTCCCAACGCGTTGGAACACAGCGCGTGGATCCTGGGCATGTCGCTGGTTTTCCTGTCCTGCTCGTTGATCGCCATCGCTGCCGTCGACGTGCCCTTCCAGCTGTGGAGCAACAAGAACAAGCTGAAGATGACCAAGCAGGAGATCCGTGACGAGTACAAGGACTCCGAAGGCAAGCCGGAAGTGAAGTCGCGCATACGTCAGCTGCAGCGCGAGATGGCGGAACGGCGGATGATGAACAATATTCCGCAGGCCGACGTGGTCATCACCAACCCGACCCACTACTCCGTGGCGCTGAAATATGACCCGCTGCAGTCCGGAGCGCCGGTGGTGGTAGCCAAGGGCGCCGACTTCATTGCGCAGAAGATTCGAGAGGTAGCTGCGGAGCACGACGTGGTAGTGCTCGAATCGCCGCCGCTGGCGCGGGCCGTGTACTACAGCACCGAACTGGATCAGCAGATCCCGGCGGGCCTGTATCTGGCCGTGGCGCAGGTACTGGCTTATGTGTTCCAGCTCCGGCAGTACCGCGCGGGGCAGGGCAAGCGTCCAGGAAAGATGCCGGATCTGCCGATACCGGACGAGCTGCGCAAGGACGACTAA
- a CDS encoding MotB family protein: MDLPEEEDKPGIPAWVVTFADLMSLLMCFFVLLLSFSEIDAAKFKQIAGELSKAFGVQRDVPATEIPMGTSPIFNSFSPSVPEPTLVENVRQETSQEAPQLDTLRADRESSVAQQVEQTTREQIEVSLDALSAVLQQELTEGRLQLEHDRKRVIVRVEEKGSFPSGSADMTTGFEEVLWRIADVLAELPGEITIEGHTDNIPISTPRFRSNWDLSAARASSVANALLASETVEPERIRVQGYADTRPRASNDWPDTRTLNRRVEIILDLTGPIQAYEEQLRKLMQAESDSVSAGIAPQPASLPDAGSPQVMP, from the coding sequence ATGGATCTGCCCGAAGAAGAGGACAAGCCCGGCATTCCCGCCTGGGTAGTTACCTTCGCGGATCTGATGTCGTTGCTGATGTGCTTTTTCGTACTGCTGTTGTCTTTTTCCGAGATCGACGCCGCGAAGTTCAAGCAGATTGCCGGCGAGTTGTCCAAGGCCTTCGGCGTCCAGCGCGATGTGCCGGCGACCGAGATACCCATGGGCACCAGTCCGATCTTCAATAGTTTCTCGCCAAGTGTTCCCGAGCCAACGCTGGTTGAAAACGTGCGCCAGGAAACCAGCCAGGAAGCCCCCCAACTGGACACGCTACGCGCGGATCGGGAGAGCTCTGTCGCCCAGCAGGTCGAGCAGACCACGCGTGAGCAGATCGAGGTCAGCCTCGACGCGCTGTCCGCCGTATTGCAACAGGAGCTGACCGAAGGACGGCTGCAGCTCGAACATGACCGCAAACGCGTTATTGTTCGTGTCGAAGAGAAAGGCTCGTTCCCCTCTGGCTCGGCAGACATGACTACCGGCTTCGAAGAGGTGCTGTGGCGTATTGCCGATGTACTGGCCGAGCTGCCCGGGGAGATCACCATCGAAGGACATACCGACAACATACCGATCAGCACTCCGCGCTTTCGTTCGAACTGGGATCTGTCGGCAGCCCGTGCCTCGTCGGTCGCCAACGCGCTGCTGGCCAGCGAAACCGTGGAGCCGGAACGCATCCGCGTGCAGGGCTATGCCGATACCAGGCCGCGGGCAAGCAATGATTGGCCGGATACGCGCACGCTTAATCGGCGGGTGGAAATCATCCTCGATCTGACCGGACCGATACAGGCCTACGAAGAGCAGTTGCGTAAGCTGATGCAAGCCGAGAGCGACAGCGTTTCGGCGGGCATCGCCCCGCAACCTGCAAGCCTGCCGGACGCCGGCTCGCCACAGGTGATGCCGTAA
- the fliQ gene encoding flagellar biosynthesis protein FliQ, translating into MTPEVVVDLFRQAVWLTTVMVAIIVMPSLLVGLLVAVFQAATQINEQTLSFLPRLLCTFITLIVLGPWLVNQFIEYTDRLYREIPGLIG; encoded by the coding sequence ATGACCCCGGAAGTCGTTGTTGATCTGTTTCGCCAGGCAGTGTGGCTGACCACCGTCATGGTGGCGATCATCGTCATGCCGAGTCTGCTCGTCGGTCTGTTGGTGGCGGTCTTCCAGGCGGCGACGCAGATTAACGAACAGACGCTGAGCTTTCTGCCGCGTCTGCTCTGCACCTTCATCACGCTGATCGTGCTGGGTCCGTGGCTGGTCAATCAGTTCATCGAATACACCGATCGGCTGTACCGGGAAATCCCCGGCCTCATCGGCTGA
- the pomA gene encoding flagellar motor protein PomA yields the protein MDIATLVGLVGALAIILSSILLGASPLTFVNVPSLLIVIGGSIFVVLAKFSLNQFLGAMKVAGRAFFFKLPDVESTINELVELAGIARKQGLLALEDKEISSPYLKIGVQLLIDGHPPETVRAILDKERVLTLERNRWGAKIFSAMGDVGPAMGMIGTLVGLVQMLSNMEDPKSIGPAMAVALLTTLYGAMLATMICLPIADKLNLRMTEEARMQALWTDAVLAIQDGTNPRTIEQLLSSYLPPKKRGKPADAEPA from the coding sequence GTGGATATCGCCACTCTCGTCGGGCTCGTTGGCGCCCTGGCTATCATTCTTTCGTCGATCCTGCTCGGCGCTTCGCCGTTGACCTTCGTCAACGTGCCGTCGCTGCTGATCGTTATCGGCGGAAGCATCTTCGTGGTACTGGCCAAGTTCAGCCTCAATCAATTTCTTGGTGCAATGAAAGTGGCCGGCCGCGCCTTTTTCTTCAAGCTGCCGGACGTCGAGTCGACCATCAACGAACTGGTTGAACTCGCCGGTATTGCGCGCAAGCAGGGGCTGCTCGCGCTGGAAGACAAGGAGATCAGTTCCCCTTACCTGAAAATCGGCGTTCAGCTGCTGATTGACGGTCACCCGCCGGAAACGGTGCGCGCGATTCTGGACAAGGAGCGCGTGCTGACACTCGAGCGCAACCGCTGGGGCGCCAAGATCTTCTCGGCGATGGGTGACGTTGGACCGGCAATGGGCATGATTGGGACCCTGGTCGGTCTGGTGCAGATGCTTTCAAACATGGAAGATCCAAAGTCCATCGGACCGGCGATGGCCGTGGCACTGCTCACGACCCTCTACGGCGCGATGCTGGCAACCATGATCTGTCTGCCGATTGCCGACAAGCTCAACCTGCGCATGACCGAAGAAGCACGCATGCAGGCGCTCTGGACGGACGCGGTGCTGGCGATACAGGACGGTACCAACCCGCGCACCATCGAACAGCTTCTCTCGAGTTATCTGCCGCCGAAAAAACGTGGCAAGCCCGCGGATGCGGAGCCGGCCTGA
- a CDS encoding phosphoribosyltransferase produces MSRSFTPLPAYRNRREAGQSLAAALRPVVQGKPIVLALPRGGVPVAYEVARSFDSPLDLVMVRKIGAPGHEEFAIGAVVDGLTPQWVVDQRMAAQFDVPRSWFEEEKQRQLEEIERRRAVYCGDRPPLDIAGREVIVVDDGVVTGNTAKAALTALTQSGPDRLIFAVPVGAQDSLDELRPMVDELVCPLAPDQFRAVGQHYQDFGQTTDAEVVDLLGKAREALR; encoded by the coding sequence ATGAGCCGATCATTCACGCCCTTGCCGGCCTATCGAAACCGTCGGGAAGCCGGCCAGAGCCTTGCTGCAGCGCTGCGCCCGGTGGTACAGGGCAAGCCCATCGTCCTCGCTTTGCCCCGCGGCGGCGTGCCGGTCGCGTATGAAGTTGCCCGATCTTTCGACTCACCACTGGATCTGGTCATGGTTCGCAAGATCGGCGCGCCGGGCCATGAAGAGTTCGCTATCGGCGCCGTAGTCGATGGGCTCACCCCACAGTGGGTGGTGGATCAACGGATGGCGGCGCAGTTCGACGTGCCCAGAAGCTGGTTCGAGGAAGAAAAACAGCGACAGCTTGAAGAAATCGAGCGCCGACGCGCTGTCTATTGCGGAGACAGGCCTCCGTTGGACATCGCCGGCCGAGAGGTGATCGTCGTCGACGATGGCGTCGTCACCGGAAACACCGCCAAGGCAGCACTGACAGCCTTGACGCAGTCTGGTCCAGACCGGTTGATCTTCGCAGTTCCGGTAGGCGCGCAGGACTCGCTGGACGAACTGCGCCCGATGGTCGATGAGCTGGTTTGCCCCCTGGCGCCTGATCAGTTTCGCGCGGTCGGCCAGCATTACCAGGACTTCGGCCAGACGACCGATGCCGAAGTCGTGGATTTGCTCGGAAAAGCGCGGGAAGCGCTGCGTTAG